AGGTGCATTCAGTGTACTCCACTAATAATTGACCATTGTAAGTGCCCAGATTTTTCTCTAacctttctgtttgtttgtgtgcgctAACAGGGAGTAGAGGACGCCTTCTACACACTGGTTAGGGAGATCAGACAGCATAAGCTGAGGAAGCTGAATCCACCCGATGAAAGCGGTCAGGACTGTATGAGCTGTCGCTGTGTGGTATCGTGATGCAGGTGAGCAAAAccagaacaaacaaaccaaaaaaatatcagcaaattTGTTGGTTTCGCTAGAACATGAATATTCTTCTGTAAACAAATGTGGAACCGTTTCAGCTGAAAACTTTACATGAATCTTGGTTTTCCAAGCAACAATAAAAAGGTCCTAACATCTGTCCCatcttgtgttattttatttcccAGATCACCAGTACATGTTGAGGAGAAATGAAACAGCACGAAGTGGCAGCATGGACTTGAAGACAGAAAGCTTAAACAACTCAATGACGAAATATaaactttttcaaaaaagaaGATGATTGAAGCAAAAGCTCTCAAGGAAACCACCAGGGCTGATTGAACCATAGACTTTTATGGAAAGGAGGATTTTGGACTGTCACCTGAGTGGCTAGCTGAACTAGCCTGGTCCGGTCCCTTCTTTTTTGTTGGTCCACATTGACCTGTGAGCAACACCACTAACGACTCTTTGTCAACTCCAGTGTGGTCTCACTGGGTAGCTCCACAATTTTCCTGCTAACTTATTGTTTTCAGTCTCAACACTGGTCGTACAGGGGGTGTCCGTCACTTCCTCCCACCTTGAAAGCCTAATTCCACTTCCCCCTGCCTGGCTGCTGGAAGGACTGACTGATTTAAATGGAAAGGACTGGAATGGACACCCCTCACATAAAGAACCCCCCCTTCACTCTGCCTACCTGCCTTTGGTTCCCTTTGAATGGCTATGTAGTACCTTGGTTATTCTGGATGCAGGGGCTGGAGGCTGACATGGGAAAGACTGTAATTCTTTTGCctagctgtaaaaaaaaaaaaaaaaaaaaaaagaaactttttggattttgtttttgatatgaaacattttttttttgtgattggaAGGTCTGAAAGTCACTGAGCACTAAAAGTGAACAAGGGTGCTTATTTCAGATGGCACctggtttgacatttttattgaccTGCCTGAGGTAGTTTCTTTTTGGAGTAGGTATCGTGAATGGAAAatatatagatagatggatTTCCAGAATGCAGCTGCCTTCTCTCTTTACATATGTTTCATTGCGAGTTGTCTTTGTGGAATAATAATAGTAACGGCTAGTGTACGTAGATTCTGGTGCAATAGAGTTCTTGACTTTCCAAATTACACAAAGTATTGGGAATAAATCATCTTCCACGACTacctatttttctgttttactttggTTCAAGAAGGAGAGGTACAGTCCATGAAGATGTAGATGTTGTCTAAAGCAGAAGAGGTTACCTGTAGAATGGGCCGAATACTCCACACTTGTACAGTTACACAGTGACAGATTGACAAAGCAGTTGATTTTTCTTGCATTTCTTTTCAGTGACTGGATGGTGTATAACTGTTGTTTACTACATGGTGATTTTTAGATTGCTAGAATTGTTCCTTGTGAACAATAAGGCTCAGGAATCGGGGTCCAGGAAGGTCTCACGTAACGGTCCTGGAAACCAGGTTAAGGGATGTCACAAGTCAGTTTTGCAGAGTGTAATGCACAAGTCCTGCCTCAGAGTTGAACTTCAGTTTCTCCACACACCATACTATCCTCAAAccgctcctcttcctctgccaccttcagctttttaaatgaacaataaCAAGTCAGGTGCTAGTCATGTCAGAACCATAGTTACTGTATATGTGGGACTATTGTGTGTAGCAGGCGACGGATAGCGAGTTATGGGAGCGCATTGTTTGGTTTCTTAATACAGTCGGGCTTGTGCTCTCCATGACTGTATTAATTTGCTGCCTAAATAAAAGACTGATATGTGTTTACTTTGCCTTATCTGTCAACTAGTTTGTACCTCATTTATGCAGCAAGGTCCATGATTGTCTGTTCTGTTTGCTGTACTGTTGTTATGTTTGAATATgtgtgcaacaaaaaaaaaaatacaaatgtgttGACTTTAGATATGCGCTGTACAGAATTTGAAAGGCGAGTCCCTGAAAACACTACACTGATTTTGACTTGTCCTGTGACGGCATGTTTGTCAGTTCTTGAGAAGGTCCAGTGTAAGCCAAGTTTTTAGAAATACGATATTGATCCTATTTTAGGCTTGTTACATTGAAATAAATCATGTTAATAACTCAACATTGTTGCAATTGGGGCAAATTATTCAGAGACTGTACTAGATGATTGATTCGGCTGTATTTGGTGACGCATTTAGACACTACAGGCAGGTTTAGGCAACATGCTTCAAATGCAAACCTCAGACACCTTCCTCTGTAAAAGATGTCGAATGTCATTTGGCCTTCGTCTCctttcaactgttttttttttctggattttgtacagttaaaatAACTCTTCTCACTCATGCCATAGCTTACACGAATATGACCAATCTGTGTGGATGACGGTGGTCGAGTTGTTTATCAGTTACCTGTTCATTTTGCCCGCTTGAAGAAATAATATGAACTGTGAATGTGTTTGACTCCTTAGATATTGTTTGAGAGAAGCCCTGTGTTTTAAAATTTATAGTATTGAAATGATGCAGGGGATGATCCTTGGCTCTGCTTTTGACCGTGTTGTTCtcaactttttatttttcatccattgtactcaaacattttaatgaaaaaaaaagcttggagtttttaaaatgtaattacagtCCTGATGGTATGCTTGTCCTCTCCCTGTCAAATCTTTAAACAGTACAACCATGATAATAATACCATAGAATTCCACTGATCTATGCATTCGAATTCCCATCGCATTAGAATATCAGCATCATGTTGTCGCAATACTCAGCCAGCAAACCACCAGTATACGTGTCAGAAAACCTGGCGAGCATGACAAAGACTGTAGGGACCATTGGGGGTTTTGCACAAGGATACAGTGGGCACAAGGGCTTGTTTCTCCCCTTGCAAACTGTGGGATGGAGGTGTGGAAAgaattttgtgaaaatgtcaaCTGTTTAGCTATTTAAGATGTATTTACTCTTTGAAAATGTGGCAAATGTATTGCAGGACAGGAATAAAGATGTCAAGATGAATCTGTCTTCTTTTCCTGAACCATCAAACTTTCATGTTTCTCCTGAGTTTGAGATTTGCTTCCACCTACAGGCCATTTTGTGTATCGTGTGTGAATATATCTGAGATGGAGCTTCTtccttcaagaaaaaaaaaaacattgtttttcagctgctaGAAACAGTTGAATGAACTACATAAACGCTATTGAGAAATACTTAATATTTTCCCTGCTTGTATAGCTGAGTGATAATGTGCAACATCATGCAGCTTACACAGTAAGCGTGAGGCGTGCTCGAGGTCCAAAGGACAGCCATAAAACCTGTGTTTACACGAGAGTTTAACCATCAACAGCGTCATTTATGTAGTTTTAGGTCATGCAGAGGAAAAGAACAGCTTTGTTTCTATAAACTTAATGAAATATGCAACATTAACACTAATTCCTTTATGCATAAAGTGTTTATAAAGTTAATATGTTTGTGTGGTCATGGTAAATAGATGTCTTTGTATcagttttgattcatttttggcTTTAAAGACTGCATTTTAATCACTTCCAGCAACTGAACAGGAAGACAGAAATAAGCAACACTGTGTACTGTGAGAATATTATAAATctacaatacaaaaataaaagtactgATGTCTGTCAGGGTAAGCTAACTGTAAACATAATGTAAACAAACTCTTTCCTGCTGATGAATGATGAGGTCCAAAGCAGAGCATTTGGAAGGTCTTTGCAGTTCATTACTGCTGGTAATGATGTTATTCGTGTAACTATTATAAAGTAGCCCAGATGGTACCACAAAAATTGTTCATTTGACTGTGGTTATGGGCCAATATATAATCATTATAGACAGCACTTTCCAAATGTTGAGCAAAAGTGCTTAACAGATGCAAATTACAGGGAGAAAAACAGAGCATATATACCAAAACATTATCGATTCTGACCCAATAAACtgaagtgtttttctgtttgctccATCCGTGTAGcctagtttttgctttttatggcAGGTGATTTGCATATTTGTGAGGCGGTCTTCTTCCTGGCTGCCAAGGGTTATAAAAGATAGAAGGTTCTACAACAGccaagacagacagaaagttgAGAGTTGCTCGGTGTTGACGATTAAAAAGCGATATTTTCTGTTCAGAAAAACTCTAACCATGTCATTCCATGGGCATACAGTCAAGAGGATGCTTCCAAAGGTAAGAATAATTATTAGTgattcagtgtttcttttctcACTGGATCAAACGTCAATAACAATCAACACAGACATTAGaagatgtaatttttttgttagcaaattttctgtctttagttttttaacagtttttattgtttttgtgtgttttgaagaCGTACCTTCGCAAACATGTGACTCATGACATACACGTCGCATTAACTTACTTCAAAAACCTTGTGCCCGTGATGGATAGATTTGGTAagagtcaaaataaaagctcacaaatttcccttaaaattaTTCAACGTGAAAAATTTCAACTCTAAATGATGattattgttgtatttcatGCAGTTTACAATGATGGAAAAACAAAGGACTTGATGAGTCTAACCGGAACTATTCCTACCATGTTTTCAGGTAAAAATTAGTTCATGTTTTGCGCTGTGTTCAACAGATTCTGAACCtttcaaaatcacaaaaaaaaatgcataattttgtaagaaaaataaaaaaatgcctATGAATATTTTCTCTGTCAGGCAAAACCTACAACATACCCATATGTTTATGGATTGAAGAGACCTACCCCCAAACTGCCCCCATCTGCTACGTTAAACCCACACGTGAGATGATGGTCGTCACAGGAAGCTACATCTCCAGCAATGGTGAAATCCTGCTGCCTTACCTGCAACACTGGAACAAGGTGAGAAATAAAGCAGCATCTTGCATATCTTAATGCAGCCACATTCTTCtacaacttgatggcaacacctttgaccaatcgcactcgaagcacttttgcacttactacaggtttttccttatgtctgaattcttgcttgtgttgtacgtcgctttggacaaaagcgtctgctaaatgaaattgtagaattgtagatgTTAAAACAGGCAGACAACGGCAGCTGGGTTAGGGACTGATGTTTCCTGGAACTCACATTTACAGCACGATGAGGTTTATAGCTTTACAATCACAagtctgatgttttctttcccCTATTAGGATGAGTGTGACATCGTCAGCCTGCTGCAGGTGATGGTTGCCATGTTTGGAGAGACCCCTCCTTTATCTATGCGGCCTCATCCAGAGCCTGAACAAACGTCATGTGAGTAACACATGTAGAAAATAAACCTCCACGTTGTTTCGAGATAAAAAATCTTTGCCCTAGACAATAACTACTTTTGATAAGACAGAGCCACGACTCCTATCTAGGCCACACCTGAGTGCAAATCAAGGTTCATTTCTCATAAACTAACAgttgaaaatgcattttcttttgaacatgtttaacatttttgtcattaaatgaagcatatgtattttttttaggtgGGCTGCAGTACTACAGACAAGCAGAAGTACTTCAAGACATAGATGGAAGCTCATATCTGCCTTTAGCCAGAGAAGACAATGAACCTTTCCAGCAAGAAAACGAAAGCAATTGCTAGTTTTATTGTCGATGTTGAGTAGAAGTCGTATTAAAAAATGCATGTGTGTTACTTTTTATTGTCCAGTGCAAAGTGTCAGATGGTATCCATTGAATGCACAGTTCATTAACAATTTTTCAAATGATTTATTCTGCAAATATCAAGCAACATACGTGAAATTATGTGTGTTGtttgagaatttaaaaaaatgtaaatactgctTCAGTTTTCCAAGCCTGCGTGTTAAGAGACTTCATTGCTTTACAAGCAGCTAAAACTGTTCTTTACTGGCATCCAAAGGCCAATGTTTTGCTCTGATCTAAAAGAAACTGGACCTTTAACCACATTAGACATATATAGCTGGGTGCAGCCTACTAAAGTCTGATTTATTATATAAGACTGCAGCTTACCATTTACCacagcagaaatgtgaaaaacgGTTTAATCTGGAAAGCTGTCACTTACAATAGTCATAGTTGCAAGCGGCTGATCATTAGTATAAcgcatttattttgtttcttgattTTGCCAGTTACTtggtttggattttttgtgttATCTATAGTTAAAGGTTTCACTATAGATGCATAAGCAGATTACaatttttcatacaaaaaataatgtaagaCAGGACTTGTAACAACTACTGGCTTAGCTACCATTGTAAATAAAAAGTCATATTAAACCCATCTCTGTTTACTATTGTGGGAGTCATTTCCATTAgaattgtgctttatttttctttgaatgTGAAAGTTGGGTTCACAcatattttgccaaaaatatCGCAGTTTCATATTAgatatatttttcttgttttctatgAAGGGATACTGAGATGTGTGATTTGTGGGATTGAAAAGATTTAGAGGGATTTagaaaatgatgatttttttttcaacttcaaGGTGAGTAAAAATCAGTAAGTACTCCATCTGTGCATTTAGCGTGTTCTAGGCAGTTTCTTTTCACCCATTAGCCACATCATTAATTAAGGTCTTAGAAAATAACACTAGATTTTTGCATGGATATTCAGTATAAAATCAGTCATATGTCAcgtctttcaaaaataatgtttatcAACATAACTGTAGGTGACATAGTGGGAAATCATGTCAAGCCTACAGCATGAGTCAGTTTGATTTCAGTTCAGCACAGCATGCTTTTTTGGCACGAATATTAGGTGGACAATATTCCCAAAGCATCAAAGATGGtgctgataaaaaaataaaacaaaaaatgaggtgagaaaaataaagaggcaaaaatattgtatattaagtaaaagaaaattaataaGATGATAATAAGagaataacataaaataattaaaacaacgTTACTTTCTGCCTTGCCTGCATTAGTtggtgttttttcctttgactCTACACACAGGACCTCTAAGGGATGCTTGCTCCACCTGGTGCAGTCTTGATGGCTAGGAGACCCCAAACTTCGTGATCATAAAGGGCAACTGGTCAGATATGCCAAATATTTTAGACCAAATTCTATTTCCTGTGGCTGTTTAGTAAAGATTGTCTTTTATTATGTAAAATTGTCCATATgctgtttgtttcagtgcatcactgaaaacacaaactcatAGGATGAGTCACATATCCCAATACACAACATGCATTCTATATTGCACCGTGTCTTTTTGCAGAGGCAAAGGTGAAACATTGAACTTAATAATATTGTATTACctagtttttttcttctgtaggCCCCTGAAGGGAACACTACCAGCGGCTTGACCACACCTGAGAACCACCGACGTGTTCGTAGGTGGTCACGTCACACGCAGGGCGGAAGTAGTAAGGAAGACTAGCGGAAATTCCTTTTGTTGACCATAGGATATTTGTTTTCGACCTCTCATTAGAGCCACATCGTagctgttttgtcttgtttctgttcctAAATAATTTACTGAACCTTGGCGCTTCTTCAACAAAGAAATTACTCGCACTGACCCGAAGAGTTTCATACGGAAATCGAATCACTGTCTAACCTGTAGTTGCCCCGAGGCTGGGCTAACTTTAGCCTAGCATTCGCAGAAGTCCTGCTAGCTAGCGTTAGCTTGTATTAGCCGTCTCTCTCGCTGGCTCAAAAGTCAGCTGTTTACTCGCTTATTTTCCTTCAAGAGCAGTTGAAAGAAACATGGCAGTTGTCAACGAAGGCGCCCTGAAGAAAATGCTGAAGGTAACTGCTGCTTAACTTTTGTGATATTTGCTGTAGCAAGTTAGCTAATGTTACCGATAACAAACATGACTGAGGGAGCTAACGAGATGGCAGGTTAACATTTCCTGGTATGGGTCGTGCCGAGTAAACGACCTGTTTTTGACTACTTTAGTGCATGAAACATTTGATTTTGCTGTATAGGTTCACTAATGTGCTGTATATGCTGAGTTACCTCGTATAAACCTTTTAAGTAACACTTTACCACCTAGCTTAGCCACTTAGCTAACGTCAGCATATAATAACTTTCAGTTATTTATTTCGTCAGTATGATAGCTATAGACATGAGTTACAATACTCAGTTTTGAAATATGATTGTTTCTTAATATTTGTTTTCATCGTCCCACATGGTAATGAGCTGATACAGTCTTCGATATGACTTTGTATTGCTGCCATCTTAATAAAGAAGCTGCATTTGcttgaataaaaataatttgtatTTGAAACATCCAAGGGTGAAGGTCCTGGTTCGTGTTAAAATGAGTAGTTTTTATCTTCCCTCTTTTTGGTCACGCAAGAAAGTCTTaggacaggggtgtcaaactcagttcctggagggccactatcctgcatgttttagatgtttccctcttccaacacacctgattcaaatgatcagcttatcatcaagctcagcagaagcctgataacgggcctgatcatttgaatcagctgtgttggaagagggaaacatctaaaacatgctggatagtggtcctccactAACGGAGTTTGACATCGTTGTCTTAGGACAATGCATAACTAAGGGGTGTGATCTGCAAATGAAACATCACAACCAATAACAAGTTATATTGGAgcacttttaaacattttaaacaaatatctCTGACTATCTCTACAGTATCAGAATGAAAATTCATAGTAACCCACATTTACTTGTAATTTTGAGTTAAACTTATGAAAACTTATCTGGAGTGAACTGGCACGTTCTGACCACcagttttaactgtaattttgaGCCCACATTTCCAGTTTAAACCACAAATTCTATCTTTAAGCACCCTAATGTATCTGACCAAACTGCAAGAAAATAGCTATAAAGTATGACCAATGGCTAATATGCCCCCTATGCAAGAACTAAATTGATATATTTGGTCGACTACTGTGTCACCTCTTTATATACTCTCTATCTGCTTGTCGACTATTGTGTCTGATCCTAAAGTGTTTACACATAACGTctgcttttgtttctctgtgctgTGTTGTTATTGTCCAGCAATACAAATACAGAGATTTGACTGTTCGTGAGATAACCAACGTCATTTCCCAGTATAAGGACTTGAAGCCGGTTATGGATGCTTATGGTAAGTTAAATAATATGATCTGCTCTTTTTGACTGTCAGCCCTCAGTTGTGTATGCTCATATAACAGTATACgtcttcttttatttcagtgtttaatgATGGTTCCACAAGAGACCTGATGAGCTTAACAGGGACTGTCCCTGTGAGCTACAGAGGTAAACATTTTCTctcttaaacatttaaaaaaaaaatgtttctctaaAATATATTGCACATTGTTCTTTCATTTAGACTGAATGACTGAGGCATAGAGAGTTTCCTCTAAAGTTTCTTTGTTTACCCACCCACTCTTTCTCTCTGGTGTGTTTACTCTGACTTCCTTTGCTGATCTTTCACCTTGTTAAACAAATTAGTCATCTGATCGCTCGCATTAAGTAGCAAATTGGCAAATGCTGTTTTGTGTAACAACAATATCTGTTTTCTTCTTATTAAGACAAGCTTGCATGATTTCATGTAGATGTCCCCTGTGTTCGTGAAAACTGTGCCTTATTGATGCTTCAAAATAACATGCAGTTTTCTGGGGGTTAAGGGAGGACGGATGAAATTATTGGGACTTGAAAAGAGTCGTACGATAAcgatgtgtgtgcttgtgtttccTGTAGGCAATGTCTACAACATCccagtgtgtttgtggttgttggaCACATATCCCTACAACCCTCCTATATGTTTCGTCAAACCCACCAGTGCCATGATGATCAAAACTGGCAAGCACATTGATGCAAATGGCAAGATCTACCTGCCTTATCTACACGAGTGGAAGCATGTAAGTTTAATGGCTTCAACCAATATTGTTTATAATCAGTATTAATCACAGTAATTTTTGGGGGGTATGCAAAGTATTATCGTGGGGAATAAACATGGAGTTCACAGACTAAAATACTGCTCACAGAAAGTGACCAATTAGACAAAATGTGCCTACATCCTCATTTTACTGCACTCTTGAATACCACAGAAGTAACTGTGACTCGAGATACTGTTTGATCTCTGACTTGCCTGATGATATTCTGTATTTGTTGTAATGAAAGTCATGTGTCTCTTTATGTCTTACAGCCTCAGTCAGACTTGTATGGTCTAATTCAGGTGATGATTGTGGTGTTTGGAGAGGAACCCCCTGTGTTTTCTCGCCCCACCACACAAGCCCCCTACCAAGCCTTTCAGGCAGCTGGACCCCCTAATCGTGAGTGAGATGTATTATTGTTGAAAACAGATGTAATCTAAGGGGCCATGGCCTTGTTTAGAAAGTACATGGTGATCCAGAgtgattgtttttatgtaaagtgATCTAGTGCTTGTACCTTTTTATTCAAATTCAGAACTATTATAAACTACTGTGCAATACTACTGCAAACTACAGCCTCCAAATGTCTGTAAACTAGAATGATAAACAGTGATGGTACATAGAACTAACACCTTTTCTGGTGTGAGTGATTTTCCTCATATTGATCTATTTTAAGTGCAACATTTGcctaaaaagaaacaaaattaagaAACATGTTAAAGTTTTTGTTACAGATAGAAACttctaaaaatatttgttcttttt
This window of the Acanthochromis polyacanthus isolate Apoly-LR-REF ecotype Palm Island chromosome 8, KAUST_Apoly_ChrSc, whole genome shotgun sequence genome carries:
- the zgc:123278 gene encoding tumor susceptibility gene 101 protein, which produces MSFHGHTVKRMLPKTYLRKHVTHDIHVALTYFKNLVPVMDRFVYNDGKTKDLMSLTGTIPTMFSGKTYNIPICLWIEETYPQTAPICYVKPTREMMVVTGSYISSNGEILLPYLQHWNKDECDIVSLLQVMVAMFGETPPLSMRPHPEPEQTSCGLQYYRQAEVLQDIDGSSYLPLAREDNEPFQQENESNC